The following DNA comes from Nitrospirota bacterium.
AAAGTTGTACAGCTCATCCGCCGCGACGTCGCTGATGCCGTGCGCCCGCTCCTGCAGCATCCTCAAAAAGCGATCCGTTTCCACCTTCACCAGGTGCTGATCGCCGCGGAGCAGACTTTCGTGGATTCTCGCCAACTGTTCTTGATAGGGAGCAAAATCCGAAGCGGGGTTGTTCGCTTTCTCAAAGGCCACCATGCTCTGGATTTCATCCACCCAGGTCCCTGCGGCAAACGCCGGGCCCGCGAGGAGCACGCACCAGGCGCCTGCCATGGCCAGCAGCAGGGCCGTCCGTCGTCGAATCGCCTGTGTGTTCATCTCGGCCTCCTTATGTGATTGTCCTGTCCGATCCCTGCCGATCCTTCCCGCGCTCTCCCTCATCGATCACCGCGGGCGCATCGGCCTCCCCGGCGGTCGACGCGCGCAACGTCCGTCACCGGCGGCGCGCGGGAACTCGCACAAGACACCTTCGGCACGACGTCTCCTCTTCCTCCGGTGACGAACCCATCCGAGCGCACCGGTCATCATAGGCGGCGGAGGAGCGACGGACTATTCCCGCGAGGGCGGATTTTTTCTCCATCGTTCGGGTGAGAAGATGGGAAGAGGAAGAGAGAAGGTCTCGGTTAGTTGGCGTTCAGGTACGCGAGAACCGCTTCGACGCGCCCTGTCACGCCGAGTTTGCGGTAGATGTGGTGCAGATGGGTCTTGACCGTGTCGGCGGAGACGCACAACTGGTCGGCGATTTCCTTGTTCCCGCGCCCCGCAGCGGCAAACGCCAGGATCTCGCGTTCCCGCTCGGTGAGCGCCGCGAGTCCGCCGGGCTCCTCCGCGCGGACCCGGTTCATGGCGGCGAAGGCCGTCCGCGCGAACCCGTCCGGCATGAAGGGCGAAAGCACCGCTTCGCCCCGCGCGCTTGCCCGGATGATCCGGAGGAACTCCTGGTGATCGGCGTCCTTGAGAATATAGCCGCAGGCTCCGGCCCGGACCGCCGCGACGATCCGCGCATCATCGTCGTGCACGGAGAGCATCAACACTTTGGTCTCCGGCAGGCAGCCGCGGATCAACCGTGTGGCGGTCACGCCGTCGAGCTTCGGCATGTCCACGTCCATCAGCACCATATCGGGCTTGAGCTGCGTGACGAGGTCGAACGCCTCCCGGCCGTCCGTGGCCTCACCGAGCACGGACAGGTCGGGTTCCCGTTCCAGCAGCAGGCGCAGGCTCTGTCGAAACAGCCGCTGATCCTCGGCGATCACAAGGGTGATAGGCATGGCGCCTCTTGATTGGCCGGCAGGAGGATCGAGAACACCGCCCCGCCCTCGGCGCGATTCGCCGCCCAGATCCGGCCGTGATGGGCCTCCGCCACCAGCCAGCAGAAGTGCAGCCCCAGACCCCGCCCGATCCGCAGGTCGCGGCCGTCCTTCTTGCGGAAAAACATCTCGAACAGGTGCGGCAAGTCTTCGGGTTCGATCCCCGGCCCCTCATCCTCGACCCGGATCAGCACCGCCGACTCGGCCCGGCCGGGTCCTTCCGCGCGCAGGTCGACTTCAGGTTGCGCCTCGAGCGTGACCGTGATCCGGCTTTCCGGCGGCGAGTACTTGAGCGCATTGTGGATCAAATTCATGGCGACCCGCTGAAACCGGCGACGGTCGGCCGTCATCCAGACCTCCTCATGCGGCACCCGCAGACGGATGATCACATCTCTCGCTTCCGCTTCGCTCCGGAACAGTTGCACCACCTCCCCCAACGCCGCATTGACCGAGAACCGGGAGGTAATGAGCGGGAGACCGGAATAGCTTTCCTGATAGACATCCAGCATGTCGTTGATCATGCCCAGCAACAGGTCCGTGGTAAACCGAAGGTCCTGAAACCAGCGCCGCTGGGGTTCGGCCTGCAGTTCTTCCCGCTGGCCGAGCAGCTCCAGCGTTTTCTTGATCCCCGCCAGGGGGTTCCTGATGTCGTGCGCGAACATTGAGGCGAACTGACTGAGCGAGGCGAGCCGCTCGGAACGCAACAGTTGCCGCTCCAACTGCTTCTTCTCGGTCACATCGCTCAATTGCAGCATGACGGAGGCGCCGGCCCCGACCGGCTCGACAAGAACGAGATCCGTTTCCATCACCAGGACGGCGCCGTCCGGCGTCCGCACCCGCAGGTCCGCCGCCGTGTTCTCTTCGCCGGTCTCCAAAACTTTCCGAATGGCCTCCAGGAAAACCGCGCGGTCCGCTTCGACGAACAGATGCTCCGCCTGCATACCGACCAACTCTTCGGCCCGCCGGCCCAGCTTCATCTCAGCCCGGCGATTCGCGCCTTGCACGATCCGCGCGGCATCGACGAGCAGCTTGGCATCGACCGAATGGTTCCAGAGCATGCGGTAGTGCGCTTCGGACGTCGCCATCTCGCGATTCGCTTTTTCCAATTCCCGCACATAGCGTTGGCTCTCTTGGGATGCGCGCTCCAACCGTTCGGTCAAATCAGCGAAACTGGCCGCCAAGGTGTCGATCTCCACAATCCCCGAGGGCGGGGTGGCGAGCGGCTTGGGGAGAGGCCCTTGCCCGATCGACCGCACGTGATCCACCAGCGCATTGATCGGCTTGACGATGCGACGCGCCAAACGCCAGCGGAACAGGGCCACGAGGCCGACCGCGCCGACCCAGAACGCGGCGAGCTTCCACGTCAGCGCGACCAACGGAGCGTAGGTCTCCCGAGGATCCTGCCTCACCAGGATGTACCAGATCCCGTCCGGCGCGATCTCGGACGGCAACGAGACGGGCGCGATCCCCACGATACTGCCGCGACTCCCGTGCGTATCGCTTTCCACCTCAAGCCATGCGGCGCCCCGCCTTACGCGGCCAGATCGGTCGCGCAGCGCCTGTATGCCCGCCGCCTTTCGATGCCACGCCGGTGGGAGCACGGGACAGGCCAAGACTTCCCCCCGCTCTCCGACCAGCATCACGTGGCCCGTCTCCCCGATCCGGCTGCGCAAGACCGACGCGAAGAGTTCGTCCTTGCCGATGACGACCTTCAGCGCGCCGAGCGCCGCGCCGTCTTCGTCGATGATCGGCGCCGCAATCTCCCAGAAGCCGCGCCCCGATTCATCGACCCTGAGGTCCCCGGCCCAGGGACGTCGCTGCTCGAACACGACAGGCCACCACGGCTGGCGTTGATAGTAGGTCCTCGCCGCGTCGCTCGTCACTCCTCCGACCGAGCGTCCCTGACGATCGATCACCACCAGAGAGCGGAAGTATTGGCGCTGTTCCTCGCGCCATTCGTGAAACGCGGGTCTATCAAGGACCAGCCTGGACCCTTGCCTTGCGGCGCTCTGCACATCCGGCAAGGCACTCAAGCGTTCGACCCATTCGATCTCTTTGGCCAGAATCAATCCGACCTTGTCGGCGCTTTGGCGAGCGAGTTCCTGGAACGTCAGACCGATCGAAGCCTGGAGGGAGAGCTTCGCCTGCCAGTAGGCATACGCGAGACCGATCGTGCCCGAGAGCAGACCGATCGTAAGGACTGAGAGCGTGATCAGACTTTGGAGACTGATCCGCCTGGTCATGGGAGGGCGATAGCCGTTACGACAGAACTACAACGGGCAGGCCTGCCGAACACAGACAAGCGTTTACGCCGCGTGCCTCGTCTTGCCGCCCGAGCCGTCGGCGAACGATTGGCCGGTGGAGGAGGCCGACCGTCGATGCTCCGCATCGCTCTCGCCCGCCAGGGTGGCGGCCAACAGCCAGAGCAGCGCACACATCGTCGCAAGGCCGATAATCTCGACCATGGTCACACCTGTTTCGGCGCCGTACGCCTGGTCGAACGTCACGCGCTCAGGCCGCGTGTTTGCCGCTCGTCCGAGTCGTCTCAGCCTGTTTCGCCGGAACATCGCCGACTCCGGCCAGACCGTCGAGCGGCTTCCTCGCCCTGGAGTACAGAATCTCCATGCAGACGAAGAACACGACCAGAAGCGCGACCAGGCCCGCCACGATTCCCCAATATCCCCAGGACATAAGCAATTCACCCGCGTATGAGGCCGACATCTCCATCCGCCCCCGTCGCTGCGGAGCGCCGCCTGTGGCGGTGCTCCGACAGATCTGCCCTAGGCCGTCTTTCGATACGCCTGAGTCGGCTCCGGCCGGATTTCGCCGATCACCACTCCACGCTCCCGCTCGGCGGATGGCAGCAGGAGCCCTGCAAGGAACAGCCCGATCAACCCGATCGAGGCTGCGAACAAGTATCCGACCGGAATCTCCGGCCAGGACCGCGGTTCAGTCACCGGGACGGACGTCCGTCGAGCCAGCGGTTCGGCCGCATCAAGCTGCGCAAAGAGGTCCGCTCGCAGTTCGGTCCGAATGGCCGCAATTGCCGCGCTGGCGATCTGCCCCTGGTTCACGGCGCGCGCCTCGTCGTAGCCGGCTTGCACTTTCGCGACCTGAACAACGGCCGCCCCGATGTGTTCCTGCGTCCGCTCGACCGCGCCCGCACGGTGCCGGCTGGCGGTCATGATCAGCTGCCCCAGATAGGGCTGCCAGCCGTTTTGGAACTCTTCATCCATCCGCGCGCCCATGGCCTGCGTCTGACGAATCATCCGCTTGTTAAACCCACTCTCGTATTGGGCCGGCGAGAGCACGCCGCTCCGGACCCCTCGTTGGGTGAAGTTCACGATCGCGCGGCCCATGACCGCTTGAATGCGACCGGCCTCGTCAGCCGCAACCGCGGCTGCGTGCGAACGGATCGCGTCGATATGCCTGAAGGGATCGGTCGATAACCAGTGCTGGGTCATCGTCGCCCGATTTAAATCCGAGACGGCGGTCGCCAAGTTTTCGGCCGCGGCGCGCTCAAGCAGATAATCCTCCACGATGGCCTGGCCGAGCGCCGGCTGGACCCACTCCATGCCGGCCATGATGCCGGTCGAGTGATTCAGCGAGACCGTCTCCGGGCCGGCGGCCTCCAAGGTCCCGTTTGCCGATATGAAGACGGCATATCCTCCAAGCAGTGTCGCGCAGAGTCCGATCACGACCATTAAATCGACTGGTTCCAGCGTCCGCCTCATGGTCACCTCCCTGATAGACGTCCGACTTTCGCTTTGTGACAAGTCCGGATACCCGATCGCTTGCCGTCCGCCGACGACACCGCCATATGAATGACGCAAGCTCAGTGCCTATCGCAAGCCTGCGGAACCCGTTGATCTGTTGAGAGCCTTATGAATTCCAACCATTTTGGCGTGGTTGATTCCAACCAGTCGCGCGCCAAATCCACCACATCCGCCGACGTGACTTTGACCCGAGGCGTCGCGTCGGCGCCATGTTCCGGATACACCGGATACACGTGGGAAGGACTCTGTCCTCCCGGTCCAGCACAGACACAGACGTTTGGGCTAGGGCCAAACGGCCCTAGGCAGATTCCACTTTCAGCAGTATCGTATCTCTATGTTTTCTTTACGAACTCTTCTGTGTTCCCGCCGCGCTCCGGTCAACGTCATTCCGAGTTCGGCGGGCACTCGGTATTTTCACGCTCAGCCCGTTGCCCGGTCGGGCGGATCTCTAAAACCGAACGCCGCGACCGATACGCTTCTTCATCGCATCGCGCACAGCGCGAGCACGTCCCGAACCGCAGCAGGAACATTGATCTTGGGGATTTTCCTGTTGGATCTCTTTGCTCCGCCTGGTTCTGCGGTCTGGATGCTCTATCTCCTCGCTTTGTGGCTTGCTTTTCGGTCTTCGAATCGGCGGTTCCCTCTCACGATCGCCGTCGTCTGCACCGGCCTGATTGCAGCGGGCTATGTCCTGTCCACGCCCGAAGAGCCTGTCCGGTTTGCGCTCATCAACCGCGCGTTGGGCGTGCTCGCCCTGTGGACGCTGGCGATGTTAGTTCGTCAGCGAGCCGACATGGAAGACCGACTCGCGGACAGCGAACGACGTGTTCGGCTCTTGGCCGACGCGGCACCGGTCATGATCTGGGCGGCCGGTCCCGATACGCAATGCACCTTCTTCAACAAGCCGTGGCTGGACTTTACCGCTCGCACCATGGCCGAGGAATTAGGAAACGGCTGGGCCCGGGGAGTGCACCCCGAAGACCGCGATCGCTGCTTCGCTACATATCTAGGCGCGGTCGAGGCGCGCGAGCCGTTCCGGATGGAGTATCGTCTCAGGCGGGCGGACGGCGACTATCGATGGATACTGGATACCGGCGCTCCGTTGTTCTCGTCCGACGGATCGTATGCAGGACACGTCGGGTCCTGCATCGATATCTCGGACTATCGGCTCGCGCAGGACACGTTGGAAGACCGGATCCGCGAGCGCGAAGCCCTCTTCGCGTCGTTCATGGACCACCTCCCGGCCTTCGCGTGGGTGAAGGCCCCCGACGGACGCTACGTCTATGCGAACAAATATTTTTGCGAGGTCTTCGGGCTCAAGTCCGACAAAGTGCTCGGACGCACCGACACAGAGCTGTTCCCGCCTGATACCGCGAAGCAATTCGTGGAGAACGACCGGTACGTCCTGACCACCGACCAAGAACTCCAGACCATCGAAACGTTTCGGATCGACGGCCGACAACGTTACGGCTTGGTCCGCAAGTTTCCGATTAGGGACGGGGGCGCGATACGACTGGTCGGCGGCGTCGCCATCGATATGACCGAGGCGAAGCTGGCGGAAGAGGCGCTGCGGGAGAGCCGGGAACGATTCAGCAGCGCGTTTCGCGACGCGGCCATCGGCATGGCTCTGGTCGGCCCGGACGGCCGGTGGCTCCAGGTGAATCGGGCCCTTTGCCGAATCGTCGGGTATTCGGAAGAGGAGCTGCTGGCGACCACGTTCCAGGCCATCACTCACCCGGACGACCTCGACGCCGATCTGGCATACGTGAACCAGATGTTGCGTGGCGAGATCCCCACCTACCAAATGGAAAAGCGGTATTTTCACAAGCGTGGCCACATCGTCTGGATTCTCCTGAGCGTGTCTCTCGTTCGCGACCAGGAGGGAAAGCCGCTCTATTTCATCTCTCAGATTCAGGACATCACCCAGCGCAAGCTGGCACTGGAACAACTCCAGGCCGCGCATGACCGGCTGCGCGACATGACCCGCAAGCTCGTGGCCGCCGAGGAAGAAGAACGGCGACGGCTGTCACGCGAACTGCATGATGAGTTCGGACAGGCCCTGACCTGTCTGAAATTCGACCTGGTGGCGGTGATCAAGAGCCTCTCCCAGGGCGGAGCCGCCGTTCAACCCGCTGAGGTGACGGACAAAGTCCGCGCCATGGCGAACCTGGTCGACGACATTATTGAATCGACCCGGCGGATCGCCACCGGCCTCCGACCAAGCATTCTGGATGAACTGGGTCTGGCGGCCGCCGTCGGGTGGCAGGCGCACCACTTCCAGACCCGCACCGGCATCGTCTGCGAGACAATCATCGATCCGCGGCTCGCGCAATCTCCCGTCGAGGCGACCCTCTCCACCACGATCTTTCGTATCCTTCAAGAGTTGCTGACCAACGTGCAACGGCATGCCCAGGCGACCCGTGTACGCATCGCTCTATTCGAGAAAGAGAATGCGCTGGTCTTGTCCGTGCAGGACAACGGCAAGGGCATCGAACCGGCCCGGACCAGCGGATCGGCGACGCTCGGTATCCGAGGCATTCAAGAGCGGGTGGCGCTGCTCAGCGGCGAGTTTTCACTGCACGGGGACCCGGGACGGGGCACGTCGGTGGAGGTGAAGCTTCCCCGCCGGGAAGCAACGAGGCCGGAGGGGCCTGGGCGATGAGCTTGAAGCACATCCTTGTCGCGGACGACCACGCGATTCTCCGGCAAGGATTGAAACAGGTGCTGGCCGAGGAGTTCGGCGACGCCTTCATCGGGGAGACGGGCTCCGGACAGGAAGCCTTGGAAAAACTCCGATCCCAACGATGGGATCTCATGATCTTGGACATCAACCTGCCCGACAAGAGCGGGCTGGATGTCATCAAAGAGGCGAAGGCCGTGCAGCCTCTCTTGCCGGTGATCGTGTTGAGCATCTATCCGGAAGATCAGTACGCCGTGCGCGCGCTCAAAGCAGGAGCGGCGGCGTATCTGAACAAGGAAGCGGCCCCGGATGAGCTGGTCAACGCCGTGAAGACCGTGGCGCAGGGTAGGAGATACGTCAGCGCCAGGCTGGCCCGCGAGTTGGCCAAGAACGCCGGCGACGAACCCGCCGCGCCGCCGCACGCAACCCTGTCCGATCGTGAATTTCAGGTCCTGAGCTTGATCGCCAAGGGCAAAACCCTCAAAGAAGTCGCCGAGACGCTGGGACTCAGCAGCAAGACCGTCAGCACGTATCGCGCTCGCTTGCTGGCCAAGCTCAGCCTGCCGACAACGGCCTCGTTGATCCGGTACGCCATCGAGCAAAGGCTAGTCGAATAGCGTCTCCCCCCCGGCCATTTTCCCAAAAGCACGATGCGTAGGATTAACCCTACACAAAATGAGACTTTTCCGTAGACGCTGGAAATTCATCAGCTATACTCCAGTTTGGGTTGACTCCGCACCGGAGCGAAGAGAAGCGTCGGCGCAGGTCAACACACGGCGCATCCGACCCGGCACGGCTGCTCGGAATGACCGGACTCACGATTCAAGGAGCCGCAACATGGCCAGGATTCTAGTGGTGGACGACGAACAAAGCATCCGGGATCTGCTCGATACCATCTTGCGTCGGCGCGGGCACGATGTGCTGTTGGCCGACCAAGGCCAGAAAGCCCTGGAACTGTTCCAGCGAGAACGGCCGCATGTCGTGATCCTGGATCTTCACATGCCGGGCATGAACGGGATCGCCGCGCTCAAGCAGTTCCGGACGATCGACGCGCAGACACCGGTGATCATTCTGACCGGTGTCGGGACCGAAGCCATGGAACAACAGGCTCGGACGCTCGGAGTGACGGACTTTCTGCAAAAGGGCTTCTCGCTCCATGCCCTCGGAAGCGCACTCGACCGGGCGCTGAAACAAGCGAATCCTGCGACTTCATCGTCTCCTTCCGCGGCGCCTTCGACGGCAAAGCGCTAGAGCGTCAGGCCACCATAGCAAGCAACATGGCGCACGTGTTGATCATCGACGACGAGCTTCCTGTGCGGACGGTGCTCCGCGCCCTCTTGGAGCGCGAAGGGCACACCGTTCTGGACGCACCTGACGGTCGGGTCGGCCTCGCTCTACTCCGGACGTCCTCGGTGGACCTTGTGCTGACCGATATTTTCATGCCGGAAAAAGACGGGATCGAAGTCATCATGGAAATCAAACGCCGCTGGCCTCATTCGAAAATCATCGCGATCACGGGCGGGGGGCAAACCGGCCAGACGGAATTGATCCCGGCTGCGCTTCTGTTGGGCGCCACGCGAATGTTGCAGAAGCCGATCGCCAAGCAAGCGCTCATCGACGCGGTCACCGAAGCGCTCGCAGACCGGGCCGTCGGCGGGGCTTAGCTCTCGAACCCAGCCCGCTGCATTCCGGCGACGTCCGGCACAGGCACCGCGTGACAATCCGAGTGGAAACACAGGACAGCCTCCTATGATCAATCGACGCCAACACACACGCTACAAGGTCGCCTTTCCGAGCACGTTTCATGGAGAGCGGGTCGACGGGGAAGGGACCGTCGTCGACATCTCGACCGGCGGTTGCCGGATCACGAGCGAGGCCGCCGTCTTCACCGGCGACTACATCGGGATCGCCATCCAGCTCTCCGGCGAGACCGCTGTCCTGACCGTGGACTTGGCCGCCGTGCGCTGGTCGATCGGCAAAGAGTTCGGCGTCGAATTCATCCGCATAAAAGCGGACCACCAAGAGCGCCTGCGCGCCATTGTCGCGCAGATGGAGCAAGCCTCCGCGCACCGGCAAGAAATCGCCTCCGGGAGCCCCGATGCGGTCGTCGCCGAGGAGTGTCCGAATCAGCAATAGCGAGGCCGCCCGCACCGGCGGCCCGGCCAGGCCGACGAGGCAAGGACGAGAGCCCGACCTCTCCCTTCCTCTGGAAGATTTACCGATGGATCATCCGTCGCCCGACAAGACCGCCGCTCAGGTCGAGACCCCGCTCGTTTCCTCGACAGGTTACAACCGCTACCAACTGATCCTCCTCCATACTCTCGTCACCATCGTCCTCTGCTACCAGCTTCTGTTCAGCAAAGATCCGCTGCTTCACTCCACCGTTCTGGACCTTGTTGCCCTCGCGCTCATCGGCACGATCATCGGATTGAGCGTCCTGCCGCGGAGCCTGTGGGCCACACGGTGGCTCGTCTGGGCGCTGGTCTTGTTCGACACCGGCATCACCACCGTGGCCATCTACCTATCCGGACACGCGAGCTCCAACTTCTACGTGGCGTATTTCCTGATCATGCTCATCGCCGCTTTCGCCCCGACCTTGTCACAAATGCTCGGCCTCTCGGTGATCCTCTGCCTCTCGTACGGCGTCATGCTGTACCTGGAGACCGGTGAACTCGGCGTCCTGGGCGAGAGCCATTGGCTCCAGATCCCCATTCTGCTGATTCTGGCCATCTTCTACGGGAGCACCAACGAGAGTGCGCGAAAGCTCAGCCGCGACAAGACCCTGCTAGTCGAGCAGATCAGCGAGCGCAAACGCGCCGAAAAGGCGCTCCGCGAGAGCGAGGAGCGCTATCGCCGCCTCGTGGAAGTCTCGCCGTACGCTATCTTCATCACCAGACGCCATCGCATCGTCTTCATGAATCAAGCGTGCTATCGGCTCTTGAAGGCCACCAGTCCGGACCAGATCATCGGGCGCTCGCCGTTCGACTTCTTCGATCCGGAAGACGATCCCGCCGTCAACGACACATTCCGCCGGGCGCTCGGGGAAGGACGACATCTCCCGTTGATCGAGCGACGGATCCTGTGTCTTGACGGAACGGTCATCACCGCCGAACTCGCCGTCTCTCCCCTGACCGATCACGCTTCCGCGGCGATGCAGGTAATCCTCCACGACATTACCGAACGCAAGCACCTGGAAGAGCAGGTCCGCCAGTCCAAGAAAATGGAAGCCGTGGGACAGCTCGCAGGCGGCGTCGCGCACGATTTCAACAACATGCTCACCATCATCGCCGGGCACGGCGATTTGTTGGCCGAAGACTCGACGCTGACTGATGATCAGCGCCGCAGCATCGAACAAATCAGGCAGGCCTGCATACGAGCCTCCTCGCTCACCGCTCAACTGTTGGCCTTCAGCCGGCGGCAAGTGATGCAGCCGAAGGTCTTGAACCTCAATGACGTCGTCGCCAACATGGAGCCGATGCTGCGACCGCTGGTCGGCGAACACATCACCCTGTTCACCGTCCTGTCGCCGGGCTTGGGCCATGTCAGGGCCGATCCGAACCAGCTCGAGCAGGTGCTGATCAATCTGACCATGAACGCCCGCGACGCGATGCCAGACGGCGGGACCCTGACCATCGAAACCGGCGGCTGTGACCTGGATGAGGACGTGATCAGTCGGCAACGCCTCGACGCCCGGCCGGGTCGATATGTGTCGCTTCGCGTGGCCGACACGGGAGTCGGCATGGACGAGGACACCCTCACCCGAATCTTCGAACCCTTCTTCACCACGAAACCGAAAGGCAAGGGGACCGGATTGGGCTTGTCCACCGTGTACGGCATCATCAAGCAGAGCGGCGGCAGCATCGCAGTGTGCAGCAGACCCGACCAGGGCGCCTCTTTCACCATCTATCTGCCCCGGGTTGAAGAGCCCGTCTGCGCGGACATCACGGGCACCGAGTCACCCGACGCCTTCGAAGGAACGGAGACCGTGCTCGTCGCCGAAGATGAACCGGGAGTCAGAAGTCTGGTGCGCGACTCGTTGCGATTGAAAGGCTATACCGTGCTGGAAGCCGGCAATGGGACGGAGGCCTTGGCTCTGGCTGAACGACACTCGGGACCGATCCATCTTCTGCTCACCGACGTGATCATGCCGCAGATGAACGGGCGGGAACTGAGCGAACGGCTCAAGGCGCGAAGGCCCGGCCTCAAAGTGTTGTTCATGTCCGGCTATACGGACGACGCGGTTCTCCGGCACGGGGTCGTCACCGAGGACCTGCCATTCATTCAGAAACCCTTCACCCCTTCGGCCCTGGCGGGCAAGATGCGAAACGTACTTGATGCTCGCGATGCGAAACCGGCCTCCGCGATTCGGTAGCCCGCATTCTCTCACGAGGGTGCGTGACCGTCGCGGCGTTGCTTCGACCCACTCCAGTCGGCGGAGCGATGCGCATCACGAGCCCGAGCCATTTCGCACTATCTCAACTCGACAATCGTGACGCCGTCGCCGCCCTCGGCTCGTTCTCCGGACCGAAAGCTCGCGACGTACGGAGATCCCTTCAAATACTCCCGCAGAACGGCCTTCAAGCGCCCGGTGCCGTGGCCGTGAACGACCTTCAGCAAGGATTCCCCGCGCAACGCCGCCCGGTCCAAACCGGCGATCAGCAGATCGAGCGCTTCGTCGGCCGCTTTGCCGCGGACATCCAGCGCGGCCGGCATATCACGAGCGGGATAAACGGCCGGCCCGAACGGGTTCGTTGTCCAGGCCCGTTTGCTGCGAACTGGCTCTTCGGTCGACGATCGGTTGACACCGGCCAGACCGGAGACCGGCACCGAGACTTCACCGTCGCCCACCTTGACGCGGACCCGCTTCTTGCCCGATGGGGATTCGAGCAACGTCCCGGTGGCCCCGACGCCGAGGATCTCCACCGGGTCTCCGACGTGAAGCTGTTCCACCGGCATCGGGTCCGACGGAGCCGCCAGCCGGGCCCTTTCACGTTGTTCCAATTCGGCCAGCCGCTGCTTGGCCTCTTTCGCCTTCTGCGCCGTGCGTTCGCGCTTCAGATCATCGAGAATCGCCTGGACCTCCGCGCGCGCCCGCAACAGTTCTTCGGTCAGCTTGCGCTTGACACCTTTCCGTTCTTCCCGCTCCGTCTCGCGCAGCCGAGCGAGAATCTCGGCCGCCTCGCGCGAAGCCCGCTCGGCCTCGACGCGGGCCTGAGAGGCCCGATCCGCTTCCACTGCCAGCCGCCGCTGGTGCTCCTGGAGATCGGTCAGCAGATCTTCCAGAGCCCGCTCGTCGCCTTTTAAGAACCGGCGGGCGTCTTCAAGGATCGACTCCTCCATCCCCAACCGGCCCGCGATGTCGAAGGCGGAAGACCCGCCCGGCATTCCCATCAGCACGCGATACGTCGGCGACAAGGTGCCGACATCGAATTCCACGCT
Coding sequences within:
- a CDS encoding response regulator, which codes for MAHVLIIDDELPVRTVLRALLEREGHTVLDAPDGRVGLALLRTSSVDLVLTDIFMPEKDGIEVIMEIKRRWPHSKIIAITGGGQTGQTELIPAALLLGATRMLQKPIAKQALIDAVTEALADRAVGGA
- a CDS encoding response regulator transcription factor, producing the protein MSLKHILVADDHAILRQGLKQVLAEEFGDAFIGETGSGQEALEKLRSQRWDLMILDINLPDKSGLDVIKEAKAVQPLLPVIVLSIYPEDQYAVRALKAGAAAYLNKEAAPDELVNAVKTVAQGRRYVSARLARELAKNAGDEPAAPPHATLSDREFQVLSLIAKGKTLKEVAETLGLSSKTVSTYRARLLAKLSLPTTASLIRYAIEQRLVE
- a CDS encoding response regulator transcription factor codes for the protein MPITLVIAEDQRLFRQSLRLLLEREPDLSVLGEATDGREAFDLVTQLKPDMVLMDVDMPKLDGVTATRLIRGCLPETKVLMLSVHDDDARIVAAVRAGACGYILKDADHQEFLRIIRASARGEAVLSPFMPDGFARTAFAAMNRVRAEEPGGLAALTEREREILAFAAAGRGNKEIADQLCVSADTVKTHLHHIYRKLGVTGRVEAVLAYLNAN
- a CDS encoding PAS domain S-box protein, with amino-acid sequence MGIFLLDLFAPPGSAVWMLYLLALWLAFRSSNRRFPLTIAVVCTGLIAAGYVLSTPEEPVRFALINRALGVLALWTLAMLVRQRADMEDRLADSERRVRLLADAAPVMIWAAGPDTQCTFFNKPWLDFTARTMAEELGNGWARGVHPEDRDRCFATYLGAVEAREPFRMEYRLRRADGDYRWILDTGAPLFSSDGSYAGHVGSCIDISDYRLAQDTLEDRIREREALFASFMDHLPAFAWVKAPDGRYVYANKYFCEVFGLKSDKVLGRTDTELFPPDTAKQFVENDRYVLTTDQELQTIETFRIDGRQRYGLVRKFPIRDGGAIRLVGGVAIDMTEAKLAEEALRESRERFSSAFRDAAIGMALVGPDGRWLQVNRALCRIVGYSEEELLATTFQAITHPDDLDADLAYVNQMLRGEIPTYQMEKRYFHKRGHIVWILLSVSLVRDQEGKPLYFISQIQDITQRKLALEQLQAAHDRLRDMTRKLVAAEEEERRRLSRELHDEFGQALTCLKFDLVAVIKSLSQGGAAVQPAEVTDKVRAMANLVDDIIESTRRIATGLRPSILDELGLAAAVGWQAHHFQTRTGIVCETIIDPRLAQSPVEATLSTTIFRILQELLTNVQRHAQATRVRIALFEKENALVLSVQDNGKGIEPARTSGSATLGIRGIQERVALLSGEFSLHGDPGRGTSVEVKLPRREATRPEGPGR
- a CDS encoding PilZ domain-containing protein — translated: MINRRQHTRYKVAFPSTFHGERVDGEGTVVDISTGGCRITSEAAVFTGDYIGIAIQLSGETAVLTVDLAAVRWSIGKEFGVEFIRIKADHQERLRAIVAQMEQASAHRQEIASGSPDAVVAEECPNQQ
- a CDS encoding ATP-binding protein; protein product: MTRRISLQSLITLSVLTIGLLSGTIGLAYAYWQAKLSLQASIGLTFQELARQSADKVGLILAKEIEWVERLSALPDVQSAARQGSRLVLDRPAFHEWREEQRQYFRSLVVIDRQGRSVGGVTSDAARTYYQRQPWWPVVFEQRRPWAGDLRVDESGRGFWEIAAPIIDEDGAALGALKVVIGKDELFASVLRSRIGETGHVMLVGERGEVLACPVLPPAWHRKAAGIQALRDRSGRVRRGAAWLEVESDTHGSRGSIVGIAPVSLPSEIAPDGIWYILVRQDPRETYAPLVALTWKLAAFWVGAVGLVALFRWRLARRIVKPINALVDHVRSIGQGPLPKPLATPPSGIVEIDTLAASFADLTERLERASQESQRYVRELEKANREMATSEAHYRMLWNHSVDAKLLVDAARIVQGANRRAEMKLGRRAEELVGMQAEHLFVEADRAVFLEAIRKVLETGEENTAADLRVRTPDGAVLVMETDLVLVEPVGAGASVMLQLSDVTEKKQLERQLLRSERLASLSQFASMFAHDIRNPLAGIKKTLELLGQREELQAEPQRRWFQDLRFTTDLLLGMINDMLDVYQESYSGLPLITSRFSVNAALGEVVQLFRSEAEARDVIIRLRVPHEEVWMTADRRRFQRVAMNLIHNALKYSPPESRITVTLEAQPEVDLRAEGPGRAESAVLIRVEDEGPGIEPEDLPHLFEMFFRKKDGRDLRIGRGLGLHFCWLVAEAHHGRIWAANRAEGGAVFSILLPANQEAPCLSPL
- a CDS encoding response regulator, coding for MARILVVDDEQSIRDLLDTILRRRGHDVLLADQGQKALELFQRERPHVVILDLHMPGMNGIAALKQFRTIDAQTPVIILTGVGTEAMEQQARTLGVTDFLQKGFSLHALGSALDRALKQANPATSSSPSAAPSTAKR